Proteins from one Mycobacterium sp. EPa45 genomic window:
- a CDS encoding DUF72 domain-containing protein, with protein sequence MTVRIGTSGWSYDHWDSVLYRPGLPVAKRLARYVEVFDTVELNASFYRWPKDATFEGWRTRLPDGFTMTVKVHRGLSHYRRLNNPEPWIDRLERCQRALGDKREAVLVQLHPDLERDDARLEHFLALIPDWVRVALEMRHPTWDDPAVYEILERYRAAYVVISGPGMPCVLRATTDLVYVRMHGPDTAPIYAGDYTEDDLRWWTDRIQEWLDQDRRVLVYFNNDGQGHAVRNALRLRELLGR encoded by the coding sequence TTGACCGTCCGAATCGGCACTTCGGGGTGGTCCTACGACCACTGGGACTCAGTGCTGTACCGCCCGGGTCTGCCGGTGGCCAAACGACTGGCCCGCTACGTCGAAGTCTTCGACACCGTCGAACTCAACGCCAGCTTTTACCGCTGGCCCAAGGACGCCACCTTCGAAGGCTGGCGCACCAGGCTGCCCGACGGGTTCACGATGACGGTCAAAGTGCACCGCGGACTGAGCCACTACCGCCGGCTCAACAATCCGGAACCGTGGATCGATCGCCTCGAACGCTGCCAGCGGGCGCTGGGTGACAAGCGCGAGGCGGTGCTGGTTCAGCTGCATCCCGACCTCGAACGCGACGACGCCCGGCTGGAGCACTTCCTGGCGCTCATCCCCGACTGGGTGCGGGTGGCGCTGGAGATGCGCCACCCGACCTGGGACGACCCTGCGGTCTACGAGATCCTCGAGCGCTACCGTGCCGCGTACGTCGTCATCAGCGGGCCGGGGATGCCGTGTGTGCTGCGCGCGACCACCGACCTGGTCTACGTGCGGATGCACGGGCCCGACACCGCCCCTATCTATGCGGGCGACTACACCGAGGACGACCTGCGCTGGTGGACCGACCGGATCCAGGAATGGCTGGACCAGGACCGGCGGGTGCTGGTCTACTTCAACAACGACGGGCAGGGCCACGCGGTGCGTAATGCGTTGCGACTGCGCGAATTACTCGGCAGGTGA
- a CDS encoding SHOCT domain-containing protein, with product MWRTIATLSVLWWALIVAPALIATRLLDHAGATSAKGGVLAVWLGGYIAQFIVFLAISRRSPRPAVLGWVIASIVPWAADWTTPLSVWWPVLWTAVVVGYAAWLIVEVSRVDQLRSAGVAASGVVLEVIRPTFNVVVNKDASRRVLRLRVERPDGTAPYEARVTATFTLGELPEADDRVAVRIDPARPDLIELIEDEPIVRAAPQPEDLPREVAERLQTLKTMRDRGDLTDAEFATARKRLLESPAE from the coding sequence ATGTGGCGGACGATAGCGACACTTTCAGTGCTGTGGTGGGCGCTGATCGTCGCACCGGCGTTGATCGCCACCCGGCTGCTCGACCACGCCGGTGCCACCTCCGCCAAGGGCGGGGTACTCGCTGTCTGGCTCGGCGGTTACATTGCGCAGTTCATTGTGTTCCTGGCGATCTCCCGCCGGTCGCCACGTCCGGCGGTGCTGGGCTGGGTAATCGCCTCGATAGTGCCGTGGGCTGCCGACTGGACCACCCCGTTGTCGGTGTGGTGGCCGGTGCTGTGGACCGCGGTCGTCGTCGGCTATGCGGCGTGGCTGATTGTCGAGGTGTCCCGGGTGGACCAGTTGCGCAGCGCCGGGGTGGCGGCCAGCGGCGTCGTGCTCGAGGTCATCAGGCCGACATTCAACGTCGTGGTCAACAAGGATGCCAGTCGCCGCGTGCTGCGGCTGCGCGTCGAAAGGCCCGATGGCACAGCGCCTTACGAGGCCCGCGTCACCGCGACGTTCACCCTGGGTGAGCTGCCTGAGGCCGATGACCGGGTCGCGGTACGCATTGATCCGGCCCGCCCGGACCTCATCGAGCTCATCGAGGACGAGCCCATCGTCCGCGCCGCGCCGCAACCGGAAGACCTGCCGCGCGAGGTGGCCGAACGCTTGCAGACGCTGAAGACCATGCGCGATCGCGGCGACCTCACCGATGCCGAGTTCGCCACGGCGCGAAAGCGGCTTCTCGAGTCACCTGCCGAGTAA
- a CDS encoding acetyl-CoA acetyltransferase yields MDPRTPVLVGAGQVNQRDDAQIEPVDLMVAAAREAADSKVLQAVDAVRVVNLLSWRYRDPGLLLGRRIGADNPSTYYTGVGGNTPQSLVNQACLDIQQGRADVVLLAGGETWRNRKRMQGKEIKPDWIRQGEDVAVPPGAEDEVPMSSPAEERIGLLLPSHVYPLFEQALRIAGGESVDDHQRRIAELWARFSAVAADNPHAWNREPRTAEEIGQAGPDNRMISWPYPKLMNSNNMVNQAAVVILCSAEKATELEIPRDQWVFPYAGTDSHDTYAVAERHELHRSPAIRIAGRRALELAGVGVDDLAHIDVYSCFPSAVQVAANELGLSTDDPQRPLTVTGGLTFAGGPWNNYVMHSIATMAGLLRADPAAFGLITANGGFLTKHSFGVYSATPPPAAFRWEDVQPEVDREPTRTAVVEYDGEGTVESWTTPFDRDGRPEKAFLAVRTPDDARAMAVIDDAAAAAVTVAEDIAGAKVRVHADGRASLS; encoded by the coding sequence ATGGATCCTCGGACGCCGGTACTGGTCGGGGCGGGGCAGGTCAATCAGCGCGACGACGCGCAGATCGAACCCGTCGACCTGATGGTCGCGGCCGCCCGTGAGGCGGCCGATTCGAAGGTGCTGCAGGCCGTCGACGCCGTCCGGGTGGTCAACCTGTTGTCGTGGCGCTACCGCGATCCCGGGTTGCTGCTCGGCCGGCGGATCGGTGCCGATAATCCGTCGACGTATTACACCGGGGTCGGGGGCAACACCCCGCAATCGCTGGTGAACCAGGCGTGCCTGGACATCCAACAAGGCCGCGCCGATGTCGTGCTGCTGGCCGGGGGAGAAACCTGGCGTAACCGGAAACGCATGCAGGGCAAGGAAATCAAGCCTGACTGGATCCGACAGGGTGAGGACGTCGCGGTTCCCCCGGGCGCTGAGGACGAGGTCCCGATGTCCAGCCCCGCCGAGGAGCGCATCGGGCTGCTGCTGCCGTCGCACGTCTATCCGCTCTTCGAGCAGGCGCTGCGGATCGCGGGCGGCGAGAGCGTCGACGACCATCAACGCCGCATCGCCGAGCTGTGGGCCCGATTCAGCGCGGTCGCCGCGGACAATCCGCACGCCTGGAACCGCGAGCCGCGCACCGCCGAGGAGATAGGCCAGGCAGGCCCGGACAACCGAATGATCAGCTGGCCGTATCCGAAGCTGATGAATTCCAACAACATGGTCAACCAGGCCGCCGTCGTCATCCTCTGCTCGGCGGAAAAGGCCACCGAGTTGGAGATCCCGCGCGATCAGTGGGTCTTTCCCTACGCCGGCACCGACTCGCACGACACCTACGCGGTGGCCGAACGCCACGAGCTGCACCGCTCACCGGCCATCCGCATCGCCGGGCGCCGCGCGCTCGAACTGGCCGGTGTCGGCGTCGACGACCTGGCGCACATCGACGTCTACTCGTGCTTCCCGTCGGCCGTGCAGGTAGCCGCCAACGAGCTCGGCCTGTCCACCGACGACCCGCAGCGGCCGTTGACCGTGACCGGCGGGCTGACCTTCGCCGGCGGCCCCTGGAACAACTACGTCATGCACTCGATCGCCACCATGGCCGGCCTGCTGCGGGCCGATCCGGCCGCGTTCGGCCTCATCACCGCCAACGGCGGCTTCCTCACCAAGCACAGCTTCGGCGTCTACAGCGCCACCCCACCGCCGGCCGCCTTCCGCTGGGAAGACGTCCAGCCCGAGGTCGACCGCGAACCCACCCGCACGGCGGTGGTGGAGTATGACGGCGAGGGCACGGTCGAGTCCTGGACCACGCCATTCGACCGCGACGGACGTCCGGAGAAGGCGTTCCTGGCGGTGCGGACCCCGGACGACGCACGCGCGATGGCCGTCATCGACGACGCCGCCGCGGCGGCGGTCACCGTGGCCGAAGACATCGCCGGCGCCAAGGTCAGGGTGCACGCCGACGGCCGGGCCAGCCTCTCCTGA
- a CDS encoding alpha/beta fold hydrolase, with the protein MTVVLVHGNPETDVIWGPLVEALGRDDVVRLSPPGFGAPLPDDFPATMVAYRDWLMSELAEFDAPVDLVGHDWGGGHVLNVVMNRPELVRSWASDIVGVMHPDYVWHDMAQVWQTPGAGEEAVEAMIGSPLDDRVALLTGMGISAAVATELALAQEPEMGRAILALYRSAAQPAVSEAGRHLANATARPGLSLLATEDNFVGTAEQRRAAAEQAGARTEVLEGLGHWWMLQDPVRGARALTDFWDSLD; encoded by the coding sequence ATGACGGTCGTTCTGGTGCATGGCAATCCGGAAACCGACGTGATCTGGGGCCCGCTGGTCGAGGCGCTCGGTCGCGACGACGTGGTGCGGTTGTCACCACCGGGGTTCGGCGCGCCACTGCCCGACGACTTTCCGGCCACTATGGTGGCCTACCGGGATTGGCTGATGAGCGAGCTGGCGGAGTTCGACGCTCCGGTCGACCTGGTCGGCCACGACTGGGGCGGCGGGCATGTGCTCAACGTCGTCATGAATCGCCCCGAGCTGGTGCGGAGCTGGGCCAGCGACATCGTCGGAGTCATGCATCCCGACTACGTGTGGCACGACATGGCGCAGGTGTGGCAGACGCCCGGCGCCGGAGAAGAAGCCGTCGAGGCGATGATCGGCAGCCCGCTGGACGACCGGGTGGCCCTGCTGACGGGGATGGGCATCTCCGCTGCCGTCGCCACCGAGCTGGCGTTGGCGCAGGAACCCGAGATGGGGCGAGCCATCCTGGCGTTGTACCGCTCGGCCGCGCAGCCCGCGGTTTCCGAGGCGGGCCGGCACCTGGCGAACGCCACCGCGCGCCCCGGCCTGTCACTGCTGGCCACCGAGGACAACTTCGTCGGCACTGCCGAGCAGCGGCGCGCCGCGGCCGAGCAGGCCGGCGCCCGCACCGAGGTACTCGAGGGGCTCGGGCACTGGTGGATGCTGCAGGACCCGGTGCGCGGCGCCAGGGCACTGACCGACTTCTGGGACTCGCTGGACTGA
- a CDS encoding aldehyde dehydrogenase, which produces MTTAAEIFIDGSFRRADQVQPVIEAATGEPLGDGASATEAEIDAAVAAARVALPDWQSASPDHRAQLLNAFAAALDKRAKITDELVTRENGMPMSLSRGANGRFPAALVRYYAQLITDTAIEEIRPSMIGHTIVRREAVGVVAAIVPWNYPQALAAFKLAPALAAGCTVVLKAAPETALDALVFAQAAEEAGLPPGVLNIVPGGATAGAYLVAHPSVDKVTFTGSTAAGRAIGEVCGRLLRPVTLELGGKSAAIILDDADLDATVKGLRSASFVNNGQTCHLSSRILAPRSRYGEVLDALVGMVGELKVGDPLDKSTDIGPLVSARQRERVLGYIESGKNSSAKLVVGGSVPDDQPRGWFVSPTVFADVDNSDRIAQEEIFGPVLAVIPYDSDDEAVALANDSEFGLAGTVWSSDDERAVEVARAVHTGTIGINDYQLDFRAPFGGVKASGIGRELGPEGLDAFFSLKSIYRVGPADD; this is translated from the coding sequence ATGACCACGGCTGCAGAAATTTTCATCGACGGATCGTTCCGCCGTGCCGACCAGGTGCAGCCGGTGATCGAAGCGGCGACGGGGGAGCCGCTGGGCGACGGCGCCAGCGCCACCGAGGCGGAGATCGACGCCGCGGTGGCCGCGGCGCGGGTGGCGCTGCCGGACTGGCAGTCCGCCTCGCCCGATCACCGGGCCCAGCTGCTCAATGCCTTTGCCGCAGCCCTCGACAAACGCGCCAAGATCACCGATGAACTGGTGACCCGGGAGAACGGCATGCCGATGTCGTTGTCACGGGGGGCCAATGGCCGCTTCCCCGCGGCCCTGGTTCGCTATTACGCGCAGCTGATCACTGACACTGCCATCGAGGAGATCCGCCCGAGCATGATCGGGCACACCATCGTGCGCCGAGAGGCCGTCGGCGTGGTGGCCGCGATCGTGCCGTGGAACTATCCACAGGCGCTGGCTGCGTTCAAGCTGGCGCCCGCGCTGGCCGCCGGTTGCACGGTGGTGCTGAAGGCCGCGCCCGAAACGGCATTGGACGCCTTGGTGTTCGCGCAGGCCGCCGAAGAAGCCGGACTGCCGCCGGGGGTGTTGAACATCGTTCCCGGCGGGGCGACCGCGGGCGCCTACCTGGTCGCTCACCCCAGCGTCGACAAGGTCACGTTCACCGGCTCGACGGCCGCCGGTCGCGCCATCGGCGAGGTGTGCGGCCGGCTGTTGCGCCCGGTGACCCTGGAACTGGGCGGCAAGTCCGCGGCGATCATCCTCGACGACGCCGACCTGGATGCCACCGTCAAGGGCTTGCGCAGCGCGTCGTTCGTCAACAACGGCCAGACCTGCCATCTGAGTTCGCGGATACTGGCGCCGCGGTCGCGCTACGGCGAGGTGCTGGACGCGCTGGTCGGCATGGTCGGCGAGCTCAAAGTCGGTGATCCGCTGGACAAGTCGACCGACATCGGCCCGCTGGTCAGTGCTCGTCAGCGCGAGCGGGTGCTGGGCTACATCGAATCCGGGAAGAACAGCTCGGCGAAACTCGTTGTCGGCGGCTCGGTTCCGGACGACCAGCCGCGCGGCTGGTTCGTCTCGCCGACGGTGTTCGCCGACGTCGACAACTCGGACCGGATCGCCCAGGAGGAGATCTTCGGCCCGGTGCTGGCAGTGATTCCGTACGACAGCGACGACGAAGCCGTCGCGCTGGCCAACGACAGCGAGTTCGGTCTCGCCGGCACGGTGTGGTCGAGCGACGATGAGCGGGCCGTCGAGGTGGCCCGCGCTGTGCACACCGGCACGATCGGCATCAACGACTACCAGCTTGATTTCCGTGCGCCGTTCGGCGGGGTGAAGGCCAGCGGTATCGGCCGGGAGCTGGGCCCGGAAGGGCTGGACGCCTTCTTCTCGCTCAAGTCGATCTATCGGGTGGGTCCCGCAGACGACTGA
- a CDS encoding CoA transferase: MTAPGLLTGVRVLDLCEQTGDAVARLLADLGADVIKIEAPGGSPARQARPTLDGVSIPFALHNANKRGIVLDPANEDDRRQFMELAGSADIVVDSGAPGLAAAFGTSCAALADRFPRLVAMSVTDFGSQGPRASWRATDAVLYAMSTALSRSGPTTGPPVLPPDGIASTTAAVQAVWAVLVGYFNRLRCGTGDYIDFSRFDAVVLTLDPPFGTQGQAATARNAGERWRGRPRNQDSYPIFACRDGYVRICVLAPRQWHGMRAWLGEPEQFRDPVFDSIAARTKAFGELSQLMAALFADKTMAQLVSEGQAHGVPIAAVLTPSEALESEHLTAVGALVDTELAPGVSARVPAGYWVVDGRHSGYRAPAPELGANDERWQTSQFAPDATQSVGARPLEGVRVLDLGVIVAGGELSRLFGDLGAEVIKIESAGYPDGLRQKRPDQQISESFARAHRNQLGLGLELRSAAGAEVFSRLVSASDAVFANFKPGTLAALGFSHERLRELNPGLVLAESSAFGDTGPWSKRLGYGPLVRATIGVTRLWTSQEPPAPTARHAFYDATTIFPDHVVGRISAIGALAGLIRRRRDGIGARIHVSQAEAAINQLDTLYVTLAAEATGAGHVEPDPATHLVLPCAGDDEWCVVSIRSGADRQALAAVIGDTELADWTKARPPLQAAEALQAAGVPAGPMNRVAELADDPQLRLRNVFSDMVHPLLELPLPTEAGPAPYRHIPPAPRPAPLPGADTRQVCRDVLGMTADEIDQLITDGVLFAAETTGVMR, translated from the coding sequence GTGACCGCTCCCGGCCTGCTCACCGGCGTGCGCGTGCTGGATCTTTGCGAACAGACCGGCGACGCGGTCGCCCGGTTGCTGGCGGACCTGGGCGCCGATGTCATCAAAATCGAAGCGCCCGGCGGTAGTCCGGCGCGCCAGGCGCGACCGACCCTCGACGGTGTCAGCATCCCCTTCGCGTTGCACAACGCCAACAAGCGCGGCATCGTGCTGGATCCGGCGAACGAGGACGACCGGCGGCAGTTCATGGAACTGGCCGGCAGTGCCGACATCGTCGTCGACAGCGGGGCACCCGGATTGGCGGCGGCGTTCGGCACCTCGTGCGCCGCACTGGCCGACCGCTTCCCGCGACTGGTCGCCATGTCGGTCACCGACTTCGGCAGCCAAGGACCGCGGGCGTCGTGGCGGGCCACCGACGCGGTGCTCTACGCGATGTCCACTGCGTTGTCCCGGTCCGGTCCGACGACAGGCCCGCCGGTGCTGCCCCCCGACGGCATCGCGTCGACGACCGCGGCGGTGCAGGCCGTCTGGGCGGTCCTGGTCGGGTACTTCAACCGGTTACGTTGTGGGACAGGCGATTACATCGATTTCTCCCGATTCGACGCGGTGGTGCTGACCCTCGATCCGCCGTTCGGCACCCAGGGTCAGGCCGCGACCGCGCGTAATGCGGGAGAGCGCTGGCGCGGCCGGCCGAGAAATCAGGATTCCTATCCGATCTTCGCCTGTCGCGACGGATATGTGCGGATCTGTGTGCTGGCGCCGCGCCAGTGGCACGGCATGCGGGCGTGGCTGGGGGAGCCCGAGCAGTTCCGGGACCCGGTCTTCGACTCGATTGCCGCGCGCACCAAGGCCTTCGGTGAGCTCAGCCAACTGATGGCCGCGTTGTTCGCCGACAAGACGATGGCCCAGCTGGTCAGCGAGGGGCAGGCCCACGGCGTGCCGATTGCCGCGGTGCTGACACCGTCGGAGGCGCTGGAATCCGAGCACCTCACCGCGGTCGGAGCGTTGGTCGATACCGAGCTGGCGCCGGGGGTGAGCGCTCGGGTGCCGGCCGGCTACTGGGTCGTCGACGGCAGACACTCCGGATACCGCGCACCCGCGCCTGAACTCGGTGCCAACGACGAGCGCTGGCAGACATCACAATTCGCACCCGATGCCACGCAATCGGTGGGCGCGCGCCCGCTGGAGGGCGTTCGCGTGCTCGATCTCGGTGTGATCGTCGCCGGTGGCGAACTCAGCCGGTTGTTCGGCGACCTGGGCGCCGAGGTCATCAAGATCGAGAGCGCCGGCTATCCCGACGGCCTGCGCCAGAAGCGTCCAGATCAGCAGATCAGCGAATCGTTCGCCCGCGCACATCGCAACCAACTCGGCCTCGGTCTGGAGCTGCGCAGTGCCGCCGGTGCCGAGGTGTTCAGCCGCCTGGTGTCCGCCTCCGATGCGGTCTTCGCCAACTTCAAGCCGGGAACGCTTGCCGCACTCGGCTTTTCCCACGAGCGGCTGCGTGAGTTGAATCCCGGTCTCGTGCTGGCCGAAAGCAGTGCCTTCGGCGACACCGGCCCGTGGAGCAAGCGGCTGGGATACGGCCCGCTGGTGCGCGCGACAATCGGGGTGACTCGGCTGTGGACCTCGCAGGAGCCGCCCGCGCCCACCGCGCGGCACGCCTTCTACGATGCGACGACGATCTTTCCGGACCATGTCGTGGGCCGGATCAGTGCGATCGGTGCGCTGGCCGGGCTGATCCGCCGCAGGCGCGACGGAATCGGCGCCCGCATCCACGTCTCGCAGGCCGAGGCGGCGATCAATCAGCTCGACACCCTCTACGTCACACTGGCCGCCGAGGCGACCGGCGCCGGGCACGTGGAGCCGGACCCCGCCACCCACCTGGTGCTGCCGTGCGCCGGTGACGATGAATGGTGCGTGGTGTCGATCCGATCTGGCGCCGACCGCCAGGCGCTCGCCGCCGTCATCGGGGACACCGAACTGGCCGATTGGACGAAGGCCCGCCCACCGCTGCAGGCCGCCGAGGCGCTGCAGGCCGCCGGAGTGCCGGCCGGCCCGATGAACCGGGTGGCCGAACTCGCCGACGACCCGCAGCTGCGGTTACGAAACGTGTTCAGCGACATGGTTCATCCGCTGCTCGAACTCCCGCTGCCCACCGAGGCCGGTCCGGCACCCTACCGTCACATCCCACCCGCACCGCGCCCCGCGCCGCTGCCCGGCGCCGACACCCGTCAGGTTTGCCGCGACGTGCTTGGCATGACGGCCGACGAGATCGACCAGTTGATCACCGACGGAGTGCTGTTCGCCGCTGAGACCACAGGAGTGATGAGATGA
- a CDS encoding phosphoketolase, translating to MDSISAETIDQLDGWWRAANYLSVGQIYLLDNPLLRTPLSREDVKPRLLGHWGTTPGLNFLYAHLNRAIKQREQSTVYVTGPGHGGPGLVANAYLDGTYTETYPDITQDVEGLRRLFRQFSFPGGIPSHVAPETPGSIHEGGELGYALSHAYGAAFDNPDLLVVAVVGDGEAETGALATSWHSNKFVNTARDGVVLPILHLNGYKIANPTVLARIPDDELRSLMAGFGHEPFFFEVPDDGAADHADAHRRFAALLDEVLDRIAEIKAQPSDERPAWPMIVFRTPKGWTGPAFIDGKKTTGSWRAHQVPLASARDTPEHLQVLADWLASYRADELFDADGKLDPHIAALAPHGQLRMSDNPHTNGGLLLKDLRLPDFRAFGVDVPAPGATVAEATRVLGQWLTEVIRLNPDNFRIFGPDETASNRLQAVFEVTDKQWNAEFFGPEVDEHLARAGRVMEMLSEHQCQGWLEGYLLTGRHGLFNCYEAFIHIVDSMVNQHAKWLKVTNHIPWRRPIASLNYLLSSHVWRQDHNGFSHQDPGFIDHVVNKRAEVVRVYLPPDANTLLSTYDHCLRSRQYVNVVVAGKQPHPNFLTMAEAIAHCTRGLGIWEWAGSETVGEDPDVVMAAAGDVPTLEALAAVDLLRQHLPDLRVRFVNVVDLMRLQDDTEHPHGLSGRAFDGIFTADKPVIFAYHGYPWLIHRLTYRRSNDSRIHVRGYKEEGTTTTPFDMVMLNDLDRYHLVIDVIDRVPHLQSSCATLRQEMVDKRLAAREYTRAYGDDIPEVRDWVWPDSRGVQANGSVDATVATGGDNE from the coding sequence ATGGACTCGATAAGCGCAGAGACCATTGACCAACTCGACGGCTGGTGGCGGGCAGCCAACTACCTCTCCGTCGGACAGATCTACCTGCTGGACAACCCGCTGCTGCGGACTCCGCTGTCCCGCGAGGACGTCAAGCCCCGGCTGCTCGGGCACTGGGGCACCACGCCCGGGCTGAACTTCCTCTACGCACACCTCAATCGCGCGATCAAACAGCGCGAGCAGTCGACGGTGTACGTCACCGGACCCGGCCACGGCGGTCCCGGGCTGGTGGCCAACGCCTACCTCGACGGCACCTACACCGAGACGTACCCCGACATCACCCAGGACGTCGAGGGCCTGCGCCGGTTGTTCCGCCAGTTCTCCTTTCCCGGCGGCATCCCCTCGCACGTCGCCCCGGAGACACCCGGCTCGATTCACGAGGGCGGCGAACTCGGTTACGCGCTGTCCCACGCGTACGGCGCGGCGTTCGACAATCCCGATCTGCTGGTGGTCGCGGTGGTCGGTGACGGCGAGGCCGAGACCGGCGCACTGGCGACGAGCTGGCATTCGAACAAATTCGTCAACACCGCGCGCGACGGTGTGGTGCTGCCGATCCTGCATCTCAACGGCTACAAGATCGCCAACCCGACCGTGCTCGCCCGCATCCCCGACGACGAATTACGCAGCCTGATGGCCGGATTCGGCCACGAGCCGTTCTTCTTCGAGGTGCCCGACGACGGTGCGGCCGATCATGCCGACGCCCACCGGCGCTTCGCCGCACTGCTCGACGAGGTGCTGGACCGAATCGCCGAGATCAAGGCCCAGCCAAGCGATGAGCGTCCGGCGTGGCCGATGATCGTGTTCCGCACGCCCAAAGGCTGGACCGGCCCGGCCTTCATCGACGGCAAGAAGACCACCGGGTCGTGGCGGGCGCACCAGGTTCCCCTGGCCAGTGCCCGGGACACCCCGGAACACCTGCAGGTGCTGGCCGACTGGCTGGCGTCGTATCGGGCCGATGAGCTCTTCGACGCCGACGGCAAACTGGACCCGCACATCGCCGCGCTGGCCCCGCACGGCCAGCTGCGGATGAGCGATAACCCGCATACCAATGGCGGCTTGCTGCTCAAGGACCTGCGGCTGCCGGACTTTCGCGCCTTCGGGGTGGACGTGCCCGCCCCGGGCGCCACCGTGGCCGAGGCGACCCGGGTGCTCGGGCAATGGCTGACCGAGGTGATCCGGCTCAACCCCGACAACTTCCGCATCTTCGGGCCCGACGAGACCGCCTCCAACCGGTTGCAGGCGGTATTCGAGGTGACCGACAAGCAGTGGAACGCCGAGTTTTTCGGCCCTGAGGTCGACGAGCATCTGGCCCGGGCGGGCCGGGTGATGGAGATGCTGTCCGAACACCAATGCCAGGGCTGGCTGGAGGGCTACCTGCTGACCGGCAGGCACGGGCTGTTCAACTGCTACGAGGCCTTCATCCACATCGTCGACTCGATGGTCAACCAGCACGCCAAGTGGCTGAAGGTCACCAACCACATCCCGTGGCGCCGCCCGATCGCCAGCCTCAATTACCTTCTGTCCAGCCATGTTTGGCGCCAGGATCACAACGGCTTTTCCCATCAGGATCCCGGTTTCATCGACCACGTCGTCAACAAGCGAGCCGAGGTGGTGCGGGTCTACCTGCCACCGGACGCCAACACCCTGCTCTCGACCTACGATCACTGCCTACGGTCGCGCCAGTACGTCAACGTCGTCGTTGCCGGCAAGCAGCCGCACCCCAACTTCCTCACCATGGCAGAGGCGATCGCGCACTGCACCCGCGGTCTGGGCATCTGGGAATGGGCAGGCAGCGAGACCGTCGGAGAAGACCCCGATGTGGTCATGGCGGCCGCGGGTGACGTGCCGACGCTGGAGGCCCTCGCCGCCGTCGACCTGTTGCGCCAACACCTGCCGGACTTGCGAGTACGGTTCGTCAACGTCGTGGACCTCATGCGGCTACAGGACGACACCGAACATCCGCACGGCCTGTCCGGCCGGGCGTTCGACGGGATCTTCACCGCGGACAAGCCGGTCATCTTCGCCTACCACGGCTACCCCTGGCTGATCCACCGGCTGACCTACCGTCGCAGCAACGACAGCCGGATCCACGTCCGTGGCTACAAGGAGGAAGGCACCACGACGACGCCGTTCGACATGGTGATGCTCAACGATCTGGACCGCTACCACCTCGTCATCGACGTCATCGACCGAGTGCCGCACCTGCAGTCGAGTTGCGCCACGCTGCGGCAGGAAATGGTCGACAAGCGGCTGGCCGCTCGGGAATACACCCGGGCCTACGGCGACGACATCCCCGAGGTGCGCGACTGGGTGTGGCCGGATTCGCGCGGCGTGCAGGCGAATGGATCGGTCGACGCCACCGTCGCCACCGGAGGGGACAACGAATAG
- a CDS encoding CPBP family intramembrane glutamic endopeptidase translates to MSELSAVAPHPHPVVSQLAALHHFRIYVDIGVVVVVLAMTNLLAHFTTPWANIAVVPAAAAGLLLLVRSRGLGWAELGLGREHWKSGALYALGAVLLVLTVIAVGALLPWTRPMFLNNHYATLSGALLASMIIIPLQTVIPEELAFRGVLHGALDRAWGFRGVAAAGSLLFGLWHVATSLGLTSSNVGFTRLFGGGFVGMVAGVLMAVMATGAAGFVFTWLRRRSGSLIAPIALHWSLNGLGALAAAVVWHLST, encoded by the coding sequence ATGTCTGAGCTGAGCGCGGTGGCCCCGCACCCGCATCCCGTGGTGTCGCAGCTGGCCGCCCTGCACCACTTCCGCATCTACGTCGACATCGGCGTCGTCGTCGTCGTGCTCGCCATGACCAACCTGCTCGCCCACTTCACCACCCCGTGGGCCAACATCGCGGTCGTGCCCGCTGCCGCGGCCGGCTTGCTGCTGCTGGTGCGCTCCCGCGGATTGGGTTGGGCCGAACTCGGATTGGGCCGCGAACACTGGAAGTCCGGCGCGCTCTACGCGCTGGGCGCGGTGCTGTTGGTGCTGACCGTGATCGCTGTCGGCGCCCTGCTGCCGTGGACCCGGCCGATGTTCCTGAACAACCACTACGCGACGCTGTCCGGTGCGCTGCTCGCCTCGATGATCATCATCCCGCTGCAGACCGTCATCCCCGAGGAGCTGGCGTTCCGGGGCGTGCTACACGGTGCGCTCGATCGCGCCTGGGGTTTCCGGGGCGTCGCCGCCGCCGGGTCGCTGTTGTTCGGGCTGTGGCACGTCGCCACCTCGCTGGGCCTGACCAGCAGCAATGTCGGCTTCACCCGGCTGTTCGGCGGCGGATTCGTGGGCATGGTCGCCGGGGTCCTGATGGCAGTGATGGCGACCGGCGCGGCCGGTTTCGTGTTCACCTGGCTGCGTCGACGCAGCGGTAGCCTGATCGCGCCGATCGCGCTGCACTGGTCACTCAACGGCCTCGGTGCGCTGGCGGCCGCGGTGGTGTGGCACCTGTCAACCTGA